The following coding sequences lie in one Drosophila bipectinata strain 14024-0381.07 chromosome XR, DbipHiC1v2, whole genome shotgun sequence genomic window:
- the LOC122321360 gene encoding putative carbonic anhydrase 2, whose amino-acid sequence MSAEAHNYLESIRNQDEDGDGNNDEDEYEEDLESESYEDDNDNSDEDGGKNNNKAGAEGNEKARGEGNDKLGGGTKGKDGDKNESKVGGDRSGKDGGKRNSKDGDESSRKDAGENNKSDGGRNNDHDGDENHNNDDGEGEDKDEYHARNDRNEPGSSGTKEGATEQVKKGHVAKSELLEFHNPSIDISLGMATQVTETQNLVHVCLKY is encoded by the exons ATGTCAGCGGAAGCGCATAATTATCTGGAATCAATTAGGAATCAAGACGAAGACGGCGATGGAAACAACGACGAAGACGAATATGAAGAGGATTTGGAATCAGAAAGCTACGAAGATGACAACGATAATAGCGACGAAGACGgaggcaaaaacaacaacaaagctgGAGCCGAAGGAAACGAAAAAGCCAGAGGCGAAGGAAACGACAAACTCGGAGGTGGAACTAAAGGAAAAGATGGCGATAAAAATGAAAGCAAAGTTGGTGGCGATCGAAGCGGAAAAGACGGAGGCAAAAGGAACAGCAAAGATGGAGACGAAAGCAGCAGGAAAGACGCAggcgaaaacaacaaaagcgaCGGCGGCAGAAACAACGACCACGACGGCGACGAAAACCACAACAATGACGACGGCGAGGGAGAAGACAAAGATGAATATCATGCACGCAATGACAGGAATGAACCCGGCAGCAGCGGCACAAAAGAAGGCGCCACTGAACAGGTGAAAAAAGGCCACGTTGCGAAGTCGGAGCTTTTGGAATTTCACAACCCAAGCATCGACATTTCATTGGGTATGGCAACACAGGTT actgagacccagaatctcgttcacgtgtgcctgaaatattaa